A window of the Lolium perenne isolate Kyuss_39 chromosome 7, Kyuss_2.0, whole genome shotgun sequence genome harbors these coding sequences:
- the LOC127314831 gene encoding DNA topoisomerase 1 beta, with product MAAVKPAAMYTADDDDDDDVPLSFKRNRPAPARQDGPSGNATYARNPKPAAPIPQRNGMNGASRPQPLPLKPQPTGSNPRPSGSGHPNSSMDRSQKSNAVDKSKLKRPHDDRSDDSDDDKPLASRKKFETKFQRADGRAENARGPADDRRPPGMKINSANMASNNSTNKTGTLKPAPKPQKPDEDSDDDHKPLSMKISSAKMASSSANKTVPLNAAAKPQQPDYDSDDDKPLVSRLPGANAASKSAVKKESNASDDDSEDEKPLSARFPKAVAGASASISNSKDKVLSNNKASSSNPNAPRNPVKRPSDSNQTGSALKKAKPSDASASATVKKESNAGTPPVRKLTKGESSNSKPSAVVKKSPSSFKNNKKLKMKTKKNSQFSKSSRVPPGSGDGKKWSTLEHNGVIFPPPYSPHGVKMLYNGQPVELTPAEEEVATMFAVMKDTEYAGKKTFIDNFFGDWRKVLGKNHIIKKFELCDFTPIYEWHLVEKEKKKQMTSEEKKAIREEKLKLEEKFMWAVVDGVKEKVGNFRVEPPGLFRGRGEHPKMGKLKRRIRPSDITINIGEGAPIPKCPIEGESWKEVKHDNTVTWLAFWNDPISQKDFKYVFLAASSSLKGQSDKQKYEKSRKLKDHIQKIRQNYTKDFRSKDVPKKQIAVATYLIDKLALRAGNEKDDDEADTVGCCTLKVDNVTCVPPNKLQFDFLGKDSIRYFNTVEVELPVYSAIEEFRAGKKPGDPVFNELDTTRLNTHLKDLMPGLTAKVFRTYNASITLDAILHKETEDGTLLEKIAVYQRANKEVAIICNHQRAVSKSHDSQMTKLNEKIDELKAQMDELKTDLVKAKKGKPLGNDKDGKPKRNMPSEAIEKKITTIESKIEKMEMDKQTKEDLKTVALGTSKINYLDPRITVAWCKTHEVPIEKIFSKTILAKFGWAMDVEPEFRF from the exons ATGGCCGCAGTCAAGCCCGCCGCCATGTACACcgccgacgatgacgacgacgacgatgtccCGCTGTCCTTCAAGAGGAACAGGCCCGCCCCGGCCAGGCAGGACGGCCCGTCGGGCAATGCCACGTACGCTaggaaccctaaacctgcggctccCATTCCCCAGAGGAACGGGATGAATGGTGCTTCGAGGCCGCAGCCGCTGCCGCTGAAGCCGCAGCCGACCGGTTCCAATCCTCGGCCGTCGGGGTCTGGCCACCCAAACAGTTCCATGGACCGTAGTCAGAAGAGCAACGCGGTGGATAAGAGTAAGCTGAAGAGACCTCATGATGACAGGTCAGATGATTCAGATGATGATAAGCCACTTGCATCTAGGAAAAAGTTTGAGACGAAATTTCAGAGAGCTGACGGGAGAGCTGAGAATGCACGTGGTCCAGCAGATGACCGTAGGCCACCGGGTATGAAGATCAACTCAGCCAACATGGCTTCTAATAATAGCACAAATAAGACTGGTACGTTGAAGCCCGCACCTAAACCCCAGAAACCCGACGAAGATTCGGACGATGATCATAAGCCACTTAGCATGAAGATCAGCTCAGCAAAAATGGCTTCTAGTAGCGCGAATAAGACGGTTCCGTTGAATGCTGCAGCGAAGCCTCAGCAACCTGATTATGATTCAGATGATGATAAACCGCTTGTTAGCAGGTTACCCGGGGCCAATGCTGCTTCAAAAAGTGCTGTCAAAAAGGAATCCAATGCCTCTGATGATGATTCGGAGGATGAGAAGCCACTGTCTGCCCGATTTCCAAAAGCTGTTGCAGGTGCATCTGCGAGTATCTCAaactccaaggacaaggtcctgtCTAACAACAAGGCGTCAAGCAGTAATCCAAATGCTCCCCGGAATCCAGTGAAAAGGCCGAGTGATAGTAATCAAACAGGTTCAGCTCTTAAGAAGGCCAAGCCTTCAGATGCTTCTGCCTCAGCAACTGTCAAAAAGGAATCCAACGCTGGCACACCCCCCGTTAGAAAACTCACAAAGGGCGAGTCTTCAAATAGCAAGCCATCTGCAGTTGTGAAGAAGAGTCCTTCATCTTTCAAGAACAACAAGAAATTGAAGATGAAAACAAAGAAGAACTCCCAGTTCTCAAAGTCGTCGAGGGTTCCTCCAGGATCTGGTGATGGAAAGAAATGGTCTACTTTGGAGCACAATGGTGTTATTTTCCCACCTCCATACAGTCCTCATGGTGTCAAAATGCTTTACAATGGGCAACCTGTTGAGCTGACTCCAGCAGAAGAGGAG GTTGCAACCATGTTTGCTGTGATGAAAGACACAGAGTATGCGGGGAAGAAGACATTTATTGATAACTTCTTCGGCGACTGGAGAAAAGTTCTTGGTAAAAACCATATCATCAAGAAATTTGAGCTTTGTGATTTCACCCCGATTTATGAGTGGCACCTTGTGGAGAAGGAGAAAAAGAAACAGATGACTTCAGAG GAGAAGAAAGCAATAAGGGAAGAGAAATTGAAGCTTGAGGAGAAGTTCATGTGGGCTGTTGTAGACGGTGTTAAAGAGAAG GTTGGCAATTTCAGAGTAGAACCACCAGGCTTGTTCAGGGGGCGAGGAGAACATCCTAAG ATGGGAAAACTGAAGCGACGTATCCGACCAAGTGATATTACAATAAACATTGGAGAAGGAGCTCCAATCCCAAAGTGCCCTATAGAGGGAGAAAG CTGGAAAGAAGTCAAACATGACAATACTGTTACATGGTTGGCCTTTTGGAATGATCCAATCAGCCAAAAAGATTTCAAGTATGTTTTCCTGGCAGCAAGCAGCTCACTAAAGGGACAAAGTGACAAGCAAAAATATGAGAAGTCTCGAAAATTAAAG GACCACATACAAAAAATTCGTCAAAATTACACAAAGGATTTCAGGAGCAAAGATGTCCCGAAAAAGCAAATTGCAGTGGCGACATATCTTATAGATAAACTAGCCCTTAGGGCTGGCAACGAAAAG GATGACGATGAGGCTGATACTGTTGGTTGTTGTACGCTGAAGGTTGATAATGTTACTTGTGTGCCTCCGAATAAGCTTCAG TTTGACTTTCTTGGTAAAGATTCTATTAGATACTTCAACACTGTAGAGGTTGAATTACCTGTATACAGTGCGATCGAGGAATTCCGTGCTG GCAAAAAGCCAGGAGATCCTGTCTTTAACGAGCTTGATACAACTAGGCTAAATACTCATCTGAAAGACTTGATGCCTGGCCTTACTGCAAAAGTGTTCCGTACATATAATGCTTCCATTACCTTGGATGCTATT TTGCATAAAGAAACAGAAGATGGTACCCTTCTTGAAAAGATAGCCGTCTATCAACGAGCAAACAAAGAG GTTGCTATAATCTGTAACCATCAGCGCGCTGTCTCAAAATCACATGATTCCCAGATGACCAAGTTGAATGAAAAGATTGATGAATTAAAG GCCCAGATGGATGAGTTGAAAACAGACTTGGTCAAAGCGAAAAAAGGAAAGCCTCTAGGCAATGataaagatgggaagccaaagAGAAACATGCCCTCTGAAGC GATTGAGAAGAAAATCACTACGATAGAAAGCAAGATAGAGAAAATGGAGATGGATAAGCAGACAAAAGAGGATTTGAAGACAGTTGCACTTGGGACCTCAAAGATCAATTACCTTGATCCTAGAATTACTGTGGCATGGTGCAAAACCCATGAAGTCCCAATTGAGAAG ATTTTCAGCAAGACGATTCTAGCAAAATTTGGATGGGCGATGGATGTTGAACCGGAGTTCAGATTCTAA